One part of the Candidatus Poribacteria bacterium genome encodes these proteins:
- a CDS encoding sugar phosphate isomerase/epimerase translates to MRLGVVGLCGDFRTLTSEEIENIKGLEFTGLSFHFRSAEVPSVPQDACTRCAEMLESAKLDLVQFGITYEECLFHPDVAVREAAIASVQRGMALAVSLGALHYLFRPGSLNPDGAWTSHRDNYLSESMERLIETLKPIAEHAEQQELTLVMETHAVSIMGSPETCREVVERVGSERLRIVMDFVNHFQTLRQVYDSEDRLNHIFDVMGPVAPMAHIKDISVQNGLVLHLNEEVPGEGELALGVALKRFDARYPDGYGLIEHLPAEKIPLANANVRRIAAENGVNIY, encoded by the coding sequence ATGAGACTTGGCGTTGTTGGACTCTGCGGTGACTTCCGCACACTCACATCAGAAGAGATCGAAAACATTAAGGGTTTGGAATTTACGGGTTTGAGTTTCCATTTCCGCAGCGCGGAGGTTCCATCCGTGCCACAAGACGCTTGCACGCGTTGCGCAGAAATGTTAGAATCTGCGAAACTTGACCTTGTCCAATTCGGGATTACTTATGAGGAGTGCCTCTTTCATCCAGATGTCGCGGTACGAGAAGCAGCGATTGCAAGCGTTCAGCGCGGCATGGCACTTGCCGTCTCTCTCGGTGCACTCCACTATCTGTTTCGTCCGGGGAGTCTCAATCCTGATGGTGCTTGGACATCCCATCGGGATAACTATCTCTCAGAATCGATGGAACGGTTGATCGAGACTTTGAAACCGATTGCGGAACATGCCGAACAGCAAGAACTGACGCTTGTTATGGAAACACACGCCGTTTCTATTATGGGTTCACCGGAAACCTGTCGAGAAGTCGTGGAACGGGTGGGTTCCGAGAGGCTTCGCATCGTCATGGATTTTGTCAATCACTTTCAGACGCTCCGGCAGGTTTATGACAGTGAAGATCGTCTGAATCACATTTTTGACGTGATGGGTCCCGTCGCACCGATGGCGCATATCAAAGACATCAGCGTTCAGAACGGCTTGGTACTCCACCTCAATGAAGAGGTCCCCGGTGAGGGTGAATTGGCACTTGGTGTAGCGTTAAAACGTTTCGATGCACGCTATCCAGACGGCTATGGACTGATAGAACATCTCCCCGCTGAGAAGATTCCGCTTGCGAATGCGAACGTTCGGCGAATTGCCGCCGAAAACGGAGTGAATATCTACTAA
- the lpxK gene encoding tetraacyldisaccharide 4'-kinase, whose amino-acid sequence MEFTRTRDLASLQKRLLASPIRFLLIPLSWFYAAIISIRNRLYAIGVFKTRTLPCRVISVGNIVVGGTGKTPAVITIAKYLQKEGKRVAILLRGYKRRVREEITIVSDGKKVCASPTESGDEAHMMARHLSDIPIIAGKSRYLTGRVGLERFNVDVLLLDDGFQHRQLARDVDILTLPATHPFGQPKGLLPAGTLREPPTALRRADLILLTHTDTPDISSRAKKAVKQLAPNALILESIHQPTHLYPLASEDSEEEINLHIDIKELKGKRLLAVCGIGNPDAFVATLMRCYPENVELLAFPDHHVYTEADRRQIQAAFQASGADMIVTTQKDEQKLARIAKRQSAVGSQQREDQEGYLHETSWFPRTDSQEPIAFFVLAISLVIRENSEQLTRMAVGGQ is encoded by the coding sequence ATGGAATTCACACGCACTCGCGACCTTGCTTCGTTACAGAAAAGACTTCTTGCTAGTCCTATACGTTTCTTATTAATTCCGCTCAGTTGGTTCTATGCCGCGATTATCTCAATACGAAATCGACTTTATGCAATCGGCGTGTTTAAAACGCGCACGTTGCCGTGTCGAGTCATCAGTGTCGGTAATATCGTTGTCGGTGGAACGGGTAAAACGCCTGCCGTCATCACCATTGCGAAATATCTTCAGAAGGAAGGAAAGCGCGTCGCTATCTTGCTGCGCGGGTATAAACGCCGTGTTCGTGAAGAAATAACAATTGTTTCGGATGGTAAAAAAGTATGTGCTTCTCCTACCGAAAGCGGTGACGAAGCGCACATGATGGCGCGACACCTCAGCGATATTCCGATTATCGCAGGTAAAAGCCGCTATCTGACAGGACGGGTTGGGCTTGAACGTTTTAATGTAGATGTCTTACTCTTAGATGACGGATTTCAACACCGGCAGCTTGCACGTGATGTAGATATTCTCACTCTCCCCGCAACACACCCTTTCGGGCAGCCAAAAGGCTTGCTACCCGCGGGAACCTTACGCGAGCCACCAACGGCACTCCGACGCGCAGACCTCATCCTACTAACACATACAGACACGCCTGATATTTCCTCACGTGCTAAAAAAGCAGTGAAGCAGTTGGCACCGAACGCCTTAATCTTGGAGAGCATTCACCAGCCAACACATCTCTATCCTTTAGCATCTGAAGACAGCGAAGAGGAGATAAACCTCCACATTGATATAAAAGAACTTAAAGGAAAAAGGCTCCTTGCGGTCTGTGGAATTGGAAATCCAGATGCGTTTGTCGCAACGCTCATGCGGTGTTACCCAGAAAACGTCGAATTACTGGCGTTTCCCGATCACCACGTCTATACGGAAGCGGACAGGCGACAGATACAGGCTGCGTTTCAAGCATCAGGGGCGGATATGATTGTCACAACACAGAAAGATGAACAGAAATTGGCAAGAATAGCAAAGAGGCAGTCAGCCGTCGGCAGTCAGCAAAGAGAAGACCAAGAGGGATACCTTCATGAAACCTCTTGGTTTCCGAGAACCGATAGCCAAGAGCCGATAGCCTTTTTCGTTTTAGCGATCTCGCTGGTCATTAGGGAAAACAGCGAACAACTCACCAGAATGGCTGTCGGCGGTCAGTAG
- the lpxB gene encoding lipid-A-disaccharide synthase, translating into MTPKVMIVAGEPSGDLHASQVAHQLKARCPDITLFGMGGDRMEKASVKLDFHIRDSAVMGFADVITVLPMFLRKQAYLKRRIRQERPDALLLVDFAEFNMPLAKFAQRQGVPVVYYIPPKAWAWRAGRARKLARWANVVAAIFPFEAEFYRNAGANTEFVGHPLVDFAQTSLSIQAACEHLDLYETESPVIGLMPGSRRSEIQHIFPIMLEAAVNIARVYPDAQWILPLAPGIPRELIAKYQQELKTELPPIKIVEDATYPAMRASTLLLVTSGTATLEAACIGTPMIILFRTTPLNWHIVKALTPLERSGLPNLIAGRDIVPELLQTELTSTALTELSLDFLQDPQKRESQREALQAVYAQLGTTGAAERTAELVLDAAESL; encoded by the coding sequence ATGACTCCGAAAGTTATGATTGTTGCTGGGGAGCCTTCTGGTGATCTCCACGCCTCTCAGGTCGCACATCAGCTTAAGGCACGCTGTCCTGATATAACACTGTTTGGCATGGGCGGCGACCGGATGGAAAAGGCATCCGTGAAACTCGATTTTCATATCCGAGACTCCGCTGTTATGGGGTTTGCCGATGTGATCACTGTCCTGCCGATGTTCCTTCGGAAACAGGCATATCTGAAACGGCGTATCCGCCAAGAACGTCCCGACGCACTCCTTCTCGTCGACTTTGCTGAGTTTAACATGCCGTTAGCCAAGTTTGCACAGAGACAGGGTGTTCCAGTCGTCTATTACATCCCCCCGAAAGCGTGGGCGTGGCGTGCAGGTCGGGCGCGAAAGTTGGCGAGGTGGGCAAACGTTGTCGCAGCCATTTTCCCTTTTGAAGCAGAATTTTACCGGAACGCGGGAGCGAACACCGAGTTCGTTGGACATCCGCTCGTCGATTTTGCGCAAACTTCTCTCAGTATACAAGCGGCATGCGAACATCTCGACTTATATGAAACAGAAAGTCCCGTCATCGGCTTGATGCCGGGGAGTCGCCGTTCCGAGATCCAACACATCTTCCCGATTATGTTGGAAGCCGCTGTGAACATCGCCAGAGTCTATCCAGATGCACAGTGGATTCTCCCATTAGCCCCAGGAATCCCACGCGAACTCATCGCGAAGTACCAGCAGGAACTAAAGACGGAGCTTCCACCCATCAAAATTGTCGAAGACGCAACGTATCCAGCAATGCGAGCTTCAACGCTGCTATTGGTTACCTCCGGCACGGCGACACTTGAGGCAGCATGCATCGGGACACCGATGATTATCCTCTTTCGGACAACACCACTTAACTGGCACATCGTCAAAGCGTTGACCCCATTAGAACGGAGCGGACTTCCTAACCTCATCGCTGGGCGTGATATTGTCCCGGAACTGCTACAGACAGAACTGACCTCAACTGCCTTGACAGAGTTGTCCCTTGACTTCCTGCAGGATCCACAGAAAAGGGAATCGCAGCGCGAGGCACTTCAAGCCGTTTATGCACAACTCGGCACGACGGGCGCCGCTGAACGCACTGCTGAATTGGTATTGGATGCTGCAGAAAGTCTATAA
- the argC gene encoding N-acetyl-gamma-glutamyl-phosphate reductase yields the protein MIKIGIVGASGYSGSELLRFLANHSGGLQVALCTSETYAGQCIDSVLPNLRGFLSSAFEPLDLDSLKERVDVVVLAVPHKVAMSFAPKILAQGLRVVDFSADYRLENAETYQAWYHAEHTSAELMPQAIYGLPERYRAKIRDAQLVANPGCYPTSAILAAMPLVAQGVVELDSIIVDSKSGISGAGPKPSENTHYPNRESNVVAYNIGIHRHTPEIEQELGAVASEPIHVTFTPHLVPMTRGILSTVYMRLTEEMSTKEALSIYAGFYENEPFVRVLPSDTYPETKAVLGSNYCDVGLEVDTRTRRVVAMAAIDNLGKGAAGAVVQNLNLMFGLKETDGLKVPGMMP from the coding sequence ATGATAAAAATTGGAATTGTTGGTGCATCTGGATATAGCGGCAGTGAATTATTACGCTTTCTCGCTAACCACTCTGGCGGGCTGCAGGTAGCACTCTGCACATCTGAAACCTACGCCGGTCAATGTATTGATAGTGTTCTGCCGAACCTCCGCGGGTTTCTCTCGTCTGCGTTTGAACCCTTAGACCTTGATTCCCTCAAAGAGAGGGTGGATGTCGTTGTTCTCGCAGTTCCACATAAAGTGGCTATGTCGTTCGCGCCAAAAATTCTGGCACAAGGTTTACGCGTCGTAGATTTCAGTGCAGACTATCGACTTGAGAATGCTGAAACATACCAGGCGTGGTACCATGCTGAACATACAAGCGCGGAATTAATGCCGCAAGCGATATACGGGTTGCCGGAACGGTATCGTGCTAAGATTCGGGATGCCCAACTTGTGGCGAATCCCGGGTGTTATCCAACGAGTGCTATACTTGCAGCGATGCCGTTAGTCGCTCAAGGGGTTGTGGAATTAGATTCCATCATTGTTGATTCAAAATCAGGTATCTCTGGTGCCGGTCCGAAGCCGAGTGAAAATACCCATTATCCGAATCGAGAGTCTAACGTTGTCGCCTATAACATCGGTATACATCGGCATACACCTGAAATTGAACAGGAATTGGGGGCTGTTGCATCAGAACCGATTCACGTGACATTCACACCCCACCTTGTCCCGATGACACGGGGTATTCTTAGCACTGTCTATATGCGTCTCACCGAGGAGATGTCCACTAAAGAAGCCCTCAGCATATACGCAGGATTTTACGAGAACGAGCCGTTTGTTCGGGTGCTTCCGTCGGATACATACCCGGAGACAAAGGCAGTGCTCGGTAGTAATTATTGCGATGTTGGGCTTGAAGTTGATACGCGTACCCGCCGCGTCGTAGCGATGGCGGCGATTGATAACCTCGGTAAAGGTGCTGCCGGTGCTGTCGTGCAGAATCTCAATCTGATGTTCGGCCTCAAGGAAACCGATGGGCTGAAGGTGCCGGGGATGATGCCGTGA
- a CDS encoding fumarylacetoacetate hydrolase family protein: MKLARYELNGTIGYGIVSGENLSVISGCPFGEHSETGETVALADVKLLAPTTPTKVLAVGLNYRSHLDGAPEPENPEIFIKTPSCINDPEGNIELPDGDDEVHAEGELVVIMKERTRKATPEEAAANILGVTCGNDVSARTWQSNDMQWWRAKASDTFGPIGPVIATDVDYTDAQLETRINGEVVQKQTTADLIFPVTTVASFISQAITLEPGDAIFTGTPGTTSALKAGDVVEIEIEGIGILKNHVVA; this comes from the coding sequence ATGAAGTTAGCACGATATGAATTAAATGGAACAATCGGTTATGGCATCGTCTCAGGAGAGAATCTGAGCGTGATATCCGGATGCCCGTTCGGTGAACATAGCGAGACGGGTGAGACTGTCGCATTAGCGGATGTCAAACTTCTCGCACCGACAACACCAACAAAGGTATTGGCTGTCGGTTTGAATTACCGGAGTCATTTAGATGGTGCTCCAGAGCCAGAGAACCCTGAAATCTTCATCAAAACGCCTTCCTGCATCAACGACCCAGAGGGCAACATTGAACTCCCTGATGGCGATGATGAAGTCCATGCAGAGGGTGAACTCGTCGTCATCATGAAGGAACGGACTCGGAAAGCGACACCGGAAGAAGCTGCTGCCAACATTCTCGGTGTAACCTGCGGCAACGATGTCAGCGCACGCACGTGGCAGAGCAATGATATGCAGTGGTGGCGCGCCAAAGCATCCGATACCTTTGGACCTATCGGCCCCGTCATCGCTACTGACGTTGATTATACAGACGCGCAATTGGAGACCCGCATCAACGGTGAAGTCGTTCAGAAACAAACGACCGCAGATCTTATTTTTCCAGTGACGACGGTTGCAAGCTTCATTTCACAGGCAATAACCCTTGAACCAGGAGATGCAATCTTTACCGGCACACCCGGCACAACGAGCGCATTGAAAGCCGGTGATGTCGTTGAAATCGAGATTGAGGGGATCGGTATCCTGAAAAATCACGTCGTAGCGTAG